A genomic region of Trifolium pratense cultivar HEN17-A07 linkage group LG3, ARS_RC_1.1, whole genome shotgun sequence contains the following coding sequences:
- the LOC123916697 gene encoding uncharacterized protein LOC123916697 produces MSRENQIWPVFLDNRKTKAMFAAIRRFNTVAEQTARLTRFSLQPPKHVEVEFANGSVFKLSAEFLRINSPAVDGKIRSIGGEKVISGRRHVGIMSAEPVGIYGVRLNFDDLHKTGIYSWDYFYHLGSNKFTLMRNYIKTLKKHNLSRDPRGRK; encoded by the exons ATGTCTAGAGAAAACCAAATTTGGCCAGTATTCTTGGATAATAGAAAAACGAAAGCTATGTTTGCAGCCATTCGGAGATTCAACACAGTGGCAGAACAAACTGCACGACTAACCAGATTCTCTCTTCAACCCCCAAAACAC GTAGAAGTGGAATTTGCCAATGGTAGTGTATTCAAGTTGTCTGCTGAATTTCTCAGAATAAATAGCCCTGCAGTTGATGGAAAAATCAGATCAATTGGAGGTGAAAAG GTGATATCTGGAAGACGCCATGTGGGAATTATGTCGGCAGAACCAGTAGGAATCTATGGGGTAAG GCTCAATTTTGATGATTTGCATAAAACCGGTATTTATTCCTGGGATTATTTCTATCATCTTGGAAGCAACAAGTTTACCCTCATGAGAAATTACATTAAAACATTGAAGAAACACAATCTTAGTCGAGATCCTCGAGGAAGAAAATGA
- the LOC123916804 gene encoding uncharacterized protein LOC123916804, translated as MNKIFVWYHRVVVFLLLTRVCLTSPLPHTDNGQVDSNAARNLNQEQGDHQIHCSRERSRIAWKIIQEYLTPFVEKEKYNISRKCRLHPDNDIYRDQEQHKSHIDINEWKCGYCKKTFYEEKNLDQHFDNRHSNLLNLNESKCLADICGALHCDHEINSGSKKSKCNPAAAARNKHLCENLADSCFPVSHGPAASRLHEFFLHQFCDAHSCTGSKPFSRGRRKKTNVFYIVASIFLVTLLLLYYLYIYLYQRGLKRETQMLKRISQAGRKKKPS; from the exons ATGAATAAGATTTTTGTTTGGTATCATCGGGTTGTCGTGTTCTTGTTGCTTACAAGGGTTTGTTTAACGTCACCACTTCCACACACTGATAAT GGTCAAGTAGATTCAAATGCTGCAAG AAATCTGAATCAGGAGCAGGGTGATCATCAAATACATTGCTCTAGAGAAAGAAGTAGAATAGCTTGGAAGATAATTCAAGAG TATTTAACGCCATTTGtggagaaagaaaaatataatatctcAAGAAAGTGCAGGCTTCATCCTGACAATGATATATACAGAGATCAGGAACAACATAAATCTCATATAGATATAAATGAATGGAAGTGTGGATACTGTAAGAAAACTTTCTATGAAGAGAAGAATCTTGATCAGCATTTTGACAACAGACACTCCAATTTACTTAATTTG AATGAAAGCAAATGCTTGGCAGATATATGTGGAGCACTGCACTGTGACCATGAGATTAATTCCGGATCAAAAAAATCTAAGTGCAatcctgctgctgctgctaGAAATAAACATTTGTGTGAG AACTTAGCCGATAGCTGTTTTCCTGTTAGCCATGGTCCTGCAGCAAGCCGGCTTCATG AATTCTTCTTGCATCAATTCTGTGACGCTCACAGCTGCACTGGAAGTAAGCCTTTCTCCAGAGGGCGCAGG aaaaagacaaatgtgTTCTACATAGTTGCCTCTATTTTTCTTGTGACACTGCTGTTACTTTACTATCTCTACATTTATTTATATCAGAg AGGATTAAAAAGGGAAACTCAAATGCTGAAGCGGATATCACAAGCCGGCCGAAAAAAGAAGCCATCATAA
- the LOC123915238 gene encoding uncharacterized protein LOC123915238 — protein sequence MEIDWGNLEALPLSLIFNKLVERIDHIYFSLVCKNWYSMAKFNYQNRQIKNNVLPMLMIPTKSKHRTKRNLYGISSNKIYNFKLKVPYNKRFCGFSHGWLAKVEYSKGSKGTIITLMNPFKKLVYIPLPPIYMLDIVREKKNCECNVHKITLSINPTTRPHDYYVAAIYSMKKCLAFLKAGQKLWTYIDIEDYCRFSDVIFYKGLFYAIGEWNDIVSFDLSNLMDGKVIPNVVSSKGDEYAQRAYIVKSLEGDLWIIRRFIDFPDDFDEDDDDDDGYDSNGDRRSGTRRFEVYKLELDLQTGKLIQMLKLDSLGDNVLFLGDNDSVSMSASYFSNYLQKDSIYYTDDYFESISIPYPNGPFDMGIYNVKDGSFSKHCSYQDWFTRMPPPLWVLPPFNGIDSIK from the coding sequence ATGGAGATAGATTGGGGAAATTTAGAAGCACTTcctttaagtttaatttttaataagttGGTAGAGCGTATTGATCACATCTATTTCAGTTTGGTATGCAAGAATTGGTATTCCATGGCAAAGTTTAATTATCAAAATCggcaaataaaaaataatgttttgccAATGCTAATGATCCCAACAAAAAGTAAGCATAGAACAAAGAGAAATTTATATGGAATTTCATCCAACAAAATTTACAACTTCAAACTAAAAGTGCCTTATAACAAGAGGTTTTGTGGCTTTAGTCATGGTTGGCTAGCAAAGGTCGAGTATTCCAAAGGCTCCAAAGGTACAATTATAACCCTGATGAATCCTTTCAAAAAACTTGTTTACATTCCTCTACCACCTATCTACATGTTGGATATAGttagagaaaagaaaaattgcgAATGTAATGTGCATAAGATAACTTTATCTATCAATCCTACGACTAGGCCACATGATTATTATGTTGCAGCAATATATAGCATGAAAAAGTGTCTTGCTTTCTTAAAAGCCGGACAAAAATTGTGGACTTATATTGATATTGAAGACTATTGTAGATTCAGCGATGTTATATTCTACAAAGGCCTATTCTATGCCATAGGAGAGTGGAATGACATTGTATCTTTTGATTTGAGTAACTTGATGGATGGGAAAGTCATTCCCAATGTTGTTTCTTCAAAGGGAGATGAATATGCTCAACGGGCATATATTGTGAAATCATTAGAAGGAGATTTATGGATTATTAGAAGATTTATTGATTTTCCTGATGATTTtgatgaggatgatgatgatgatgatggttaTGATAGTAATGGTGATAGAAGATCCGGAACTAGAAGATTTGAAGTATATAAGTTGGAATTGGATCTTCAAACGGGTAAacttatacaaatgttaaaacTTGATAGTTTGGGAGacaatgttttatttttgggtGATAATGATTCGGTATCTATGTCAGCTTCATATTTCTCTAATTATCTACAAAAGGATTCAATTTATTATACCGATGATTATTTTGAATCCATTTCGATTCCTTACCCTAATGGCCCATTTGACATGGGAATCTACAACGTAAAAGATGGAAGCTTTAGTAAACATTGCTCTTACCAAGATTGGTTTACACGTATGCCACCTCCACTTTGGGTTCTTCCACCGTTCAATGGGATTGACAGCATCAAATGA
- the LOC123914370 gene encoding pentatricopeptide repeat-containing protein At3g62890-like yields the protein MLMEHVRRLTTLTPTINLSILETNLHRCQWLKQFNQILSQMILTGFIRDTYAASRLINFSTHSNYIPFHYSIKIFNHLHNPNTFIWNTIMRSHLELHNSPHQTLKFYKLFVYQNTSPDHYTYPILLRSCTARVSEPEGKQIHDHVVKFGFDSDVYVRNTLINLYAVCGNMVSARQVFEESLVLDLVSWNTLLAGYVNLGDVMEAERVYDLMPERSTIASNSMIVSFGRKGSVVKARRLFDQIQGKDMVSWSAMISCYEQNGMCEEALVLFVDMNANGVMVDEVVVVSAISACTSLSVVWMGRSVHGLTEKVGIQDYVSLQNALIHLYSSCGEILDAQKLFNGGIVLDLVSWNSMISGYLMCGLVEDAKTLFDSMVEKDVVTWSAMISGYAQHGCFAEAVALFQEMQLLGIKPDESALVSVISACTNMAALDLGKWIHAYISKNKLRVNVILGTTLIDMYVKCGCVENALEVFHAMEEKGVSTWNALIRGLAMNGLVEKSLNMFADMKKTKTLPNEITFMGVLGACRHMGLVDEGRRYFSSMTQEHKIEPNVKHYGCMVDLLGRAGLLREAEELIESMPMAPDVATWGALLGACRKHHNNEMGERLGRKLIQLQPDHDGFHVLLSNIYASRGNWGDVFEIRRVMAQHGVVKIPGCSMIEANGIVHEFLAGDKTHPQINDIEHMLDEVAAKLKIEGYAPITSEVSLDIDEEEKETALFNHSEKLAVAFGLITIPPPAPIRIIKNLRICNDCHTVVKLISKAFDREIVVRDRHRFHHFKHGSCSCMEFW from the coding sequence ATGTTGATGGAACATGTGAGAAGACTAACAACCTTAACACCAACCATTAACCTCTCCATATTAGAGACGAACTTACATCGATGTCAATGGCTGAAACAATTCAACCAGATTCTGTCACAAATGATCCTCACTGGCTTCATCAGAGACACCTACGCCGCAAGCAGGCTCATCAACTTCTCTACTCACTCCAATTATATTCCTTTCCATTAttcaatcaaaatattcaatcaCCTTCACAACCCCAACACCTTCATTTGGAACACTATCATGCGTTCCCACTTGGAACTTCACAATTCACCTCATCAAACTCTTAAATTTTACAAACTCTTTGTCTATCAAAACACTTCACCTGATCATTACACCTATCCAATTCTCCTCCGGTCCTGCACTGCCCGTGTATCAGAACCTGAAGGAAAGCAAATTCATGACCATGTTGTTAAGTTTGGTTTTGATTCTGATGTTTATGTTAGGAACACGCTGATTAATTTGTATGCTGTTTGTGGGAACATGGTGAGTGCACGTCAGGTTTTTGAGGAAAGTCTCGTGTTGGATTTGGTTTCCTGGAATACCCTTTTGGCTGGTTATGTTAATTTGGGAGATGTTATGGAGGCGGAGCGTGTTTATGACCTGATGCCGGAGAGGAGCACCATTGCTTCTAATTCCATGATTGTGTCATTTGGAAGAAAGGGCAGTGTTGTGAAGGCGCGAAGGCTTTTTGATCAGATTCAAGGGAAGGATATGGTTTCTTGGAGTGCAATGATTTCTTGTTATGAACAGAATGGAATGTGTGAGGAGGCATTGGTTTTGTTTGTGGATATGAATGCTAATGGGGTTATGGTGGATGAGGTGGTTGTGGTTAGTGCTATCTCTGCTTGTACAAGCCTATCGGTTGTTTGGATGGGGAGGTCGGTGCATGGTTTGACAGAAAAAGTTGGGATTCAAGATTATGTTAGCCTTCAGAATGCATTGATACACTTGTACTCAAGCTGTGGGGAGATATTGGATGCTCAGAAACTTTTCAATGGTGGCATCGTGTTGGATCTGGTATCTTGGAACTCGATGATTTCTGGATACTTGATGTGTGGTTTAGTTGAGGATGCTAAGACATTGTTTGATTCCATGGTTGAGAAGGATGTTGTAACTTGGAGTGCTATGATATCTGGTTATGCTCAACATGGATGTTTCGCGGAGGCTGTGGCTTTGTTTCAGGAAATGCAGCTTCTTGGAATTAAGCCGGATGAGTCTGCTTTAGTGAGTGTCATCTCAGCCTGCACCAATATGGCTGCTTTGGACTTGGGTAAATGGATTCAtgcatatataagtaaaaataaattgcGGGTTAATGTCATTCTGGGCACGACCCTTATAGATATGTATGTGAAATGTGGATGTGTTGAAAATGCATTAGAGGTTTTCCATGCGATGGAGGAGAAAGGAGTATCTACCTGGAATGCTCTCATTCGAGGATTGGCAATGAATGGTTTGGTAGAAAAGTCACTTAACATGTTTGCAGATATGAAAAAAACTAAGACACTTCCTAATGAGATAACATTTATGGGAGTTCTTGGAGCATGTCGACACATGGGCCTAGTGGATGAGGGGCGCCGCTACTTTAGTTCAATGACCCAAGAACACAAGATAGAACCAAATGTTAAGCATTATGGATGCATGGTTGATCTTTTAGGACGTGCAGGTTTGCTTAGAGAAGCAGAGGAACTGATTGAGAGTATGCCAATGGCGCCTGATGTGGCTACTTGGGGTGCTTTGCTTGGGGCTTGTAGAAAGCACCATAACAATGAAATGGGAGAGAGGTTGGGAAGGAAACTCATCCAGCTTCAGCCTGACCATGATGGTTTCCACGTATTATTGTCAAATATATATGCTTCAAGAGGAAATTGGGGCGATGTTTTTGAAATTAGGAGAGTTATGGCACAACATGGGGTGGTGAAGATACCTGGTTGTAGCATGATCGAAGCAAATGGAATAGTTCATGAATTCTTAGCGGGAGATAAGACACACCCTCAGATAAATGATATTGAGCATATGTTAGATGAAGTGGCTGCAAAATTAAAGATTGAAGGATATGCACCAATCACAAGTGAGGTTTCACTAGACATAGATGAAGAAGAGAAGGAAACTGCCCTTTTCAACCATAGTGAGAAGCTAGCTGTTGCCTTTGGACTGATCACTATTCCCCCACCAGCTCCGATCAGAATAATCAAGAATTTGCGCATATGTAATGATTGTCATACTGTAGTAAAGCTAATCTCCAAAGCATTTGATCGTGAAATTGTAGTAAGGGATCGTCATCGTTTTCATCACTTTAAGCACGGTTCTTGTTCTTGCATGGAATTTTGGTAG
- the LOC123916805 gene encoding small heat shock protein, chloroplastic-like, with the protein MATTLSNMSFYAPTSSSKMNKLSNVKLTPLSRTMNRSFCTNVKAMAGDEARLQRAKQQQLPPKMKVSQASPRVLLNQFPVARTVQQMMDTMDRIVEDPLVYSNNSPWIVVENGEHSKAKIPWLIKEEQKDYKLRFNMPGMSKNDVKVWIEENMLVVKAEKVATQHHEGQANGGGELSPEHDDWPANSYGRYNQRISLPENIEFEKIKAQVRDGVLYITIPKAKASSKVIGIDVQ; encoded by the exons ATGGCCACAACTCTATCAAATATGAGCTTCTATGCTCCCACTTCATCTAGTAAAATGAACAAACTTTCCAATGTCAAATTGACACCATTGTcaagaacaatgaatagatCTTTCTGTACCAATGTAAAGGCTATGGCAGGAGATGAAGCAAGATTGCAGAGAGCAAAACAGCAGCAATTGCCACCAAAGATGAAGGTGTCACAAGCTTCACCTAGAG TGTTGTTGAACCAGTTTCCAGTGGCCAGGACTGTGCAACAAATGATGGATACAATGGATAGGATTGTGGAAGATCCATTGGTGTACAGTAACAATTCACCTTGGATAGTTGTGGAGAATGGTGAACACAGTAAGGCAAAAATTCCATGGCTAATAAAAGAGGAACAAAAAGATTACAAATTGAGATTCAACATGCCTGGTATGAGCAAGAATGATGTTAAGGTATGGATTGAAGAAAACATGTTGGTAGTGAAGGCAGAAAAAGTTGCCACACAACACCATGAAGGTCAAGCAAATGGAGGCGGAGAATTAAGTCCGGAGCATGATGATTGGCCTGCGAATAGCTATGGTAGGTATAATCAGAGGATTTCGCTTCCGGAAAATATCGAGTTTGAGAAAATTAAGGCACAAGTTAGAGATGGTGTTCTTTACATAACAATCCCTAAAGCAAAAGCCAGTTCAAAAGTAATTGGCATAGATGTTCAATAA
- the LOC123914371 gene encoding uncharacterized protein LOC123914371 produces MLAAIRRFNTVAEQTARLTRFSLHPPKYVEVEFTNCSVFKLSAEFLRINSPAVDGKIRSIGGEKVISGRRHVGIMSAEPVGNYGVRLNFDDLHKTGIYSWDYFYHLGSNKFTLMRNYIKTLKKHELSRDPRGRK; encoded by the exons ATGCTTGCAGCCATTCGGAGATTCAACACAGTGGCAGAACAAACTGCACGACTAACCAGATTCTCACTTCACCCCCCAAAATAC GTAGAAGTGGAATTTACCAATTGTAGTGTATTCAAGTTGTCTGCTGAATTTCTCAGAATAAATAGCCCTGCTGTTGATGGTAAAATCAGATCAATTGGAGGTGAAAAG GTGATATCTGGAAGACGCCATGTGGGAATTATGTCGGCAGAACCAGTAGGAAACTACGGGGTAAG GCTCAATTTTGATGACTTGCATAAAACTGGTATTTATTCCTGGGATTATTTCTATCATCTAGGAAGCAACAAGTTTACCCTCATGAGAAATTACATTAAAACATTGAAGAAACACGAGCTTAGTCGAGATCCACGAGGAAGAAAATGA